Proteins encoded by one window of Candidatus Melainabacteria bacterium:
- a CDS encoding efflux RND transporter permease subunit — MSAFLHQILHKRHLVVFMALILLAAGVVAYQHLPLEAYPDVANMQVRVITQVPGKAAEEVEKLVTIPIEKELNGIPHSDPPRSISIFGLSVVTVVFDDEVDPYVARQQVLERLANADVPDNVKPALDPNASPVGEVFRYTVEGKRLWSSMDRKEAQDWILNRKFKSVPGIVDSTGFGGPTKIFQVELDPGRLRATGLTQSQVADAISSSNGSTGGSYIVRNDQNYMVRGMGLLRSVSDIENVVVSSSDTGIPIRVSDVAKVSIGAAIRKGQVGKNDDDDVVEGILLMRRGENPSDAVANISERWDEISKSLPPGMHMEPLYDRTALVKRTINTISHNVAEGIVLVIVLLMLFLFQVRSALICAVVIPLALLFAFVMLTLFKVPANLLSLGAIDFGIIVDGAVVMVENIVRHLSHLSESDRYGHVEVLHTILKAAQEVAKPILFSTAIIVMTFLPILSFERVEGKLFRPLAITMNFNLIGAVFITMTVVPVLCLFIFGRKLPSDKESPITTFLEKLYRPILKFSINHRIVISLIALGSLLSSLALTPFLGSEFLPELEEGNIWLRVTILPTSVSLDKAVQVAGEIRRTIKEYPEVINVVSQVGSPDDGTDPNTYSTIEVLVDLKLQDEWRKQFKTKEELVDSMESDLNRKMPGFLYNFSQYIKDNMDEAIGGVKGEFGIKIFGSDLQVLTDLGTQIRKIVSAVPGMVDVANDQLLGQPQLMVAIDRERAARYGINSNQILDVVETSVGGRNVTEMIDGEKRFGLVLRFQKNYRDKPEELQNILVATPSGQRIPLGQLAQITEAHGATAILRDRNERRIAVKANIRGRDLGSAVIEAQKQIRDQVKIPEGYRLEFSGQFDRAQEAMARLAVVVPVTLGLIFLLLYGAFGSATIAALVMVTVPLAATGGIIALFLTGTHFSISAGVGFIALFGVAIQNGVILVSKIRETCGDDATDVSSLMSACVIRMRPVMIATLVALAGLVPAAISTGIGSQSQKPFAIVIVGGILPATLLTLVVLPALYSWFAQGCKFNFKFLRRDNSRDYIVPPELGLDEVVQSTIDDGY; from the coding sequence TTGAGCGCCTTTCTCCATCAGATCCTCCATAAAAGACATCTAGTTGTTTTTATGGCTTTGATTTTGTTGGCCGCCGGAGTCGTCGCCTATCAGCATCTGCCGCTCGAGGCATATCCCGACGTTGCGAACATGCAGGTGCGCGTGATCACGCAAGTGCCAGGCAAAGCAGCTGAAGAAGTAGAAAAGTTAGTCACCATTCCAATTGAAAAGGAGTTGAATGGAATTCCGCATTCCGACCCGCCTCGCTCCATTTCAATATTCGGATTGTCGGTCGTTACAGTCGTATTCGACGACGAAGTAGATCCCTACGTCGCTCGCCAGCAGGTGCTGGAGCGGCTTGCAAATGCCGACGTTCCGGACAATGTCAAACCGGCATTGGATCCCAACGCCTCTCCGGTGGGCGAAGTCTTTCGCTACACGGTGGAAGGCAAGCGGCTTTGGTCATCGATGGATAGAAAAGAAGCACAAGACTGGATTCTCAATCGCAAATTCAAGTCGGTGCCTGGCATCGTCGACTCGACGGGATTTGGCGGACCAACCAAAATTTTTCAAGTAGAACTCGACCCCGGTCGATTGCGAGCGACCGGTCTTACGCAGTCGCAGGTGGCAGATGCCATATCGAGCTCCAACGGGTCCACCGGTGGAAGCTACATTGTACGCAACGACCAGAACTACATGGTGCGCGGCATGGGACTGTTGCGCTCAGTCAGCGATATTGAAAATGTTGTCGTCTCATCAAGCGACACGGGCATTCCAATTCGTGTCAGCGATGTAGCAAAAGTCAGCATTGGTGCGGCTATTCGCAAGGGACAGGTAGGCAAGAACGACGATGATGACGTTGTCGAAGGCATTTTGCTGATGCGACGCGGCGAAAATCCCTCCGATGCAGTGGCCAATATAAGCGAACGCTGGGACGAAATCTCAAAATCGCTACCTCCAGGCATGCATATGGAGCCGCTTTACGACAGAACTGCGCTGGTCAAACGAACCATCAACACAATCAGTCATAACGTGGCTGAAGGTATTGTGCTCGTCATCGTGCTGCTCATGCTTTTCCTCTTTCAGGTGCGCAGCGCTCTGATTTGCGCAGTCGTAATTCCGCTGGCGTTGCTCTTTGCTTTCGTCATGCTCACCCTGTTCAAAGTGCCGGCCAACCTGCTTTCGCTCGGTGCCATCGACTTTGGCATCATCGTGGACGGGGCGGTTGTGATGGTTGAAAACATTGTTCGCCACCTGTCGCATTTAAGTGAATCGGACAGATATGGTCACGTTGAAGTACTGCATACCATCTTGAAAGCAGCGCAGGAAGTGGCCAAACCGATTCTCTTTTCGACGGCAATTATCGTCATGACCTTTCTGCCAATTCTCAGCTTTGAACGCGTAGAAGGTAAACTTTTCCGCCCGCTTGCCATCACCATGAATTTCAATTTGATTGGCGCGGTCTTCATAACAATGACTGTTGTGCCGGTACTCTGCCTCTTCATCTTCGGCAGGAAATTGCCGTCTGATAAAGAAAGCCCGATCACGACCTTTCTGGAAAAGCTGTACAGACCGATACTCAAATTTTCCATCAATCACCGCATCGTTATTTCGCTCATCGCCTTAGGTTCGTTGCTCTCATCTCTAGCTCTGACGCCGTTTCTAGGATCGGAGTTTTTGCCTGAATTAGAAGAAGGCAATATCTGGTTGCGCGTCACTATACTGCCCACCAGCGTTTCGCTCGACAAAGCAGTGCAGGTAGCTGGTGAAATCAGACGAACAATCAAGGAATACCCTGAAGTAATAAACGTAGTGTCGCAGGTAGGATCGCCTGACGACGGCACAGATCCCAACACCTATTCAACTATTGAAGTACTGGTCGATCTAAAGCTGCAAGACGAATGGCGCAAACAATTCAAGACAAAAGAAGAACTGGTCGACTCGATGGAGTCTGACCTGAACCGCAAAATGCCCGGCTTCCTCTATAACTTTTCGCAATACATCAAAGACAACATGGACGAAGCTATAGGCGGCGTAAAAGGCGAATTTGGTATCAAAATTTTTGGCTCAGACCTGCAGGTTCTGACCGACCTGGGAACCCAGATCCGCAAAATAGTATCCGCTGTGCCAGGCATGGTAGACGTGGCAAACGACCAATTGCTTGGACAACCGCAGTTGATGGTCGCAATTGATCGCGAGCGAGCGGCTCGCTATGGCATCAATTCCAATCAAATTCTCGACGTTGTGGAAACATCCGTCGGCGGTCGCAATGTCACTGAAATGATCGATGGAGAGAAGCGCTTCGGTCTGGTTTTGAGATTTCAGAAAAACTATCGCGACAAGCCTGAAGAACTTCAGAACATACTGGTTGCCACCCCCTCCGGGCAGCGCATCCCCCTTGGACAGCTGGCACAGATCACTGAAGCGCATGGAGCGACTGCCATTTTACGAGACCGAAACGAACGCCGCATCGCGGTCAAAGCCAACATCCGCGGCCGAGACCTCGGTTCTGCGGTAATCGAGGCGCAAAAGCAGATTCGCGATCAGGTGAAGATTCCGGAGGGCTATCGCCTGGAATTCAGCGGGCAGTTCGACCGTGCACAGGAAGCTATGGCTCGCCTGGCGGTTGTCGTACCCGTGACGCTGGGACTGATTTTTCTGCTTCTTTACGGAGCATTCGGCAGCGCCACCATAGCCGCTCTCGTTATGGTTACGGTGCCGCTGGCAGCAACTGGCGGTATCATCGCCCTCTTCCTCACAGGCACTCACTTCAGCATCTCGGCCGGCGTCGGGTTTATAGCACTGTTTGGAGTAGCAATTCAAAATGGCGTAATCCTCGTTTCAAAAATTCGTGAAACTTGCGGAGACGACGCGACAGACGTTAGTTCACTGATGTCGGCTTGCGTGATCAGAATGCGCCCGGTCATGATTGCCACACTGGTAGCGCTGGCTGGTCTCGTACCGGCGGCTATTTCGACTGGTATCGGTTCGCAAAGTCAAAAGCCGTTCGCAATCGTAATCGTGGGCGGTATTCTCCCGGCCACGCTTCTCACACTCGTTGTCTTACCGGCGCTATACAGCTGGTTCGCTCAGGGATGCAAATTCAATTTCAAATTTCTACGTCGCGATAACAGTCGCGATTACATCGTGCCGCCCGAACTGGGGCTTGATGAAGTAGTGCAATCAACGATAGATGACGGTTATTAA
- a CDS encoding SgcJ/EcaC family oxidoreductase, with protein MYLPINKSIARNHPHRRNRIKCALGLTMLILYTIPSTNIPTLAKKHVTAKSQANDEQLLRKQAQDYAAAFAAGDSKGLANMWSPEGSFIDVNGQEYKGRAAIQSMFDSLFKQIGNQPLTVKVDSIRFPSPGVAIEEGTSEIVKGATPASTGRYTVTHVKNDGVWYMEMVVESAEKTPDKAPENRLPRMSWLLGNWSAQNTHLHVDWMPNHDKTFITCTFTTDPGTAGTERNDDLQIIGWNPRSSQVNVWHYAANGGFGYGRMINTDAQTWIERASSMTPDGTIYSADYIFKKIDDNTFTWQSINRSRGHTSLPDLPAVTIKRDGTASSK; from the coding sequence ATGTACTTACCAATCAACAAAAGCATTGCACGCAATCACCCCCATAGAAGAAACCGCATCAAATGCGCGCTGGGGCTGACGATGTTGATACTATATACGATACCATCAACAAATATTCCAACTCTCGCGAAAAAACATGTCACAGCCAAATCGCAAGCGAACGATGAGCAGCTTTTACGCAAACAAGCTCAAGATTATGCTGCCGCCTTCGCAGCGGGCGACTCGAAAGGGCTGGCTAATATGTGGTCTCCCGAGGGCTCGTTTATCGACGTGAACGGGCAGGAGTACAAGGGCAGAGCAGCCATACAGTCGATGTTCGACAGCCTCTTCAAACAGATCGGCAATCAGCCCTTGACTGTGAAGGTTGACTCAATTCGTTTTCCCAGCCCCGGTGTAGCAATAGAAGAAGGCACCTCAGAGATTGTAAAAGGCGCAACTCCAGCCTCCACAGGGCGCTACACCGTCACGCACGTTAAGAACGACGGCGTCTGGTACATGGAGATGGTGGTTGAATCAGCCGAAAAGACACCCGACAAAGCACCGGAAAACCGACTGCCACGCATGAGCTGGCTTCTGGGCAACTGGTCTGCACAAAACACGCACCTGCACGTCGATTGGATGCCTAATCACGACAAAACCTTTATTACATGCACTTTTACAACTGATCCAGGCACCGCCGGTACGGAACGAAATGACGATTTGCAGATTATTGGATGGAATCCTCGCTCCTCTCAAGTAAACGTCTGGCATTACGCGGCCAATGGTGGTTTCGGCTATGGCCGAATGATCAACACAGACGCACAGACGTGGATAGAACGAGCCAGCAGCATGACTCCCGACGGCACCATATACAGTGCAGATTATATTTTCAAGAAAATAGACGATAATACATTTACCTGGCAATCAATCAATCGCAGTCGCGGACACACCTCATTGCCCGATTTACCGGCAGTGACAATAAAACGCGATGGAACAGCCTCAAGTAAGTAG
- a CDS encoding DUF4239 domain-containing protein, producing MTFFYGFLFIALAIWSAIFCMLMVRKRADLNELRMNHAVADPLLSVIGTLFSVLLGFLVAGAIQRFDEARINVQEEAGALADVFRASAGFPEPLRSELQNKCTSYADVLINKEWEMMEQKKSSPEAWEIYSDIWRLCVEFVPANNGQSNVHQAVLSAISHLGNYRTLRFAAMVNQLPLGMWVVVFAGGGATIAFTYFFEVQNEKTQVLMTGLVATVMALNIFLLANYDYPFSGDVRVSSAAFQLDLDLFKKFLAKSKVTPPETQRLNAGI from the coding sequence GTGACGTTTTTCTACGGATTTTTATTTATCGCTCTGGCAATCTGGTCTGCGATCTTTTGCATGCTGATGGTACGCAAAAGAGCAGACTTGAACGAATTACGGATGAACCATGCGGTAGCCGATCCGCTTCTCTCTGTAATCGGGACGCTATTTTCTGTGCTCCTGGGATTTCTTGTCGCAGGAGCAATACAACGTTTTGATGAAGCACGCATCAATGTTCAGGAAGAGGCCGGTGCACTGGCTGATGTATTCAGGGCTTCGGCAGGATTTCCTGAGCCTCTTCGCAGCGAATTACAAAACAAGTGCACCAGTTATGCAGACGTCCTGATCAACAAAGAATGGGAGATGATGGAGCAGAAAAAATCATCTCCTGAAGCCTGGGAAATTTACAGCGATATCTGGCGTCTCTGTGTTGAATTCGTACCAGCAAACAACGGACAGAGCAATGTGCATCAAGCAGTGCTGTCCGCAATCTCACATCTCGGAAACTATCGAACTCTGCGCTTTGCCGCAATGGTCAATCAACTGCCACTCGGCATGTGGGTTGTCGTCTTTGCCGGTGGTGGCGCTACAATCGCCTTCACCTATTTTTTCGAAGTCCAGAACGAAAAAACGCAAGTGCTCATGACGGGGCTGGTAGCAACAGTTATGGCACTGAACATTTTTTTGTTAGCCAACTACGACTATCCGTTTTCTGGAGACGTTCGTGTCAGCTCCGCCGCCTTTCAACTGGATCTGGATTTGTTCAAAAAATTCCTGGCTAAATCAAAAGTCACTCCACCGGAAACGCAAAGGCTCAACGCTGGCATATAG